One window from the genome of Eucalyptus grandis isolate ANBG69807.140 chromosome 7, ASM1654582v1, whole genome shotgun sequence encodes:
- the LOC104452697 gene encoding phenylcoumaran benzylic ether reductase Pyrc5 — protein MAEKSKVLVIGGTGYLGKSIVEASAKSGHPTFALVRDSALSNPTKANIVEGFRRLGVNLFHGDIHDQESLLNAIKQVDVVISAVGTEQVEEQEKIVAAIKAAGNVKRFLPSEFGCDVDRVHAVEPVKALLATKAKIRRLVEAEGIPYTYVCSNCFAGYFLPTLSQPGATACPRDKVVILGDGNAKAVLNKEDDIGIYTIKSVDDPRTLNKILYVRPPANTYSFNDLVSLWERKIGKNLERVYVPKEQVLKNIQEAAVPLHAATLAILHSYFVNGDQTNFEIEPSFGVEASKLYPDIEYTNVDQYLDQFV, from the exons ATGGCCGAGAAGAGCAAAGTCCTGGTGATAGGGGGCACTGGATACCTCGGAAAGTCCATCGTGGAAGCGAGTGCTAAGTCCGGCCACCCTACCTTCGCTCTCGTGAGGGACTCCGCTCTCTCCAACCCCACGAAGGCCAACATTGTCGAAGGCTTCAGGAGGTTAGGCGTCAATTTATTCCAC GGAGACATACACGATCAAGAGAGTCTACTGAACGCAATTAAGCAGGTTGATGTGGTAATCTCTGCAGTTGGGACAGAACAAGTAGAGGAGCAAGAAAAGATTGTTGCTGCCATTAAGGCAGCTGGGAATGTCAAG AGATTCTTGCCTTCAGAGTTTGGATGTGATGTGGATCGTGTCCATGCTGTGGAGCCAGTGAAAGCTTTACTTGCCACTAAGGCTAAGATCCGCCGCCTTGTTGAGGCCGAGGGAATCCCTTATACCTATGTATGTTCTAACTGTTTTGCGGGTTACTTCCTTCCGACATTGTCACAGCCGGGGGCTACAGCTTGCCCTAGAGATAAAGTTGTCATCTTAGGGGATGGAAATGCAAAAG CGGTGCTTAACAAGGAGGATGACATTGGCATCTATACCATCAAATCTGTGGATGATCCAAGGACCTTGAACAAAATTCTATACGTCAGACCTCCTGCCAACACCTACTCATTTAATGATCTTGTGTCTTTATGGGAGAGAAAGATTGGCAAGAACCTAGAGAGGGTTTATGTTCCAAAGGAGCAGGTTCTGAAGAACATTCAAG AGGCGGCAGTTCCACTCCATGCCGCCACGTTGGCCATATTACATTCTTATTTCGTGAACGGAGACCAAACCAACTTCGAGATTGAGCCATCATTCGGAGTGGAAGCTTCGAAACTCTATCCTGATATCGAGTACACGAATGTGGATCAATACCTTGATCAGTTTGTCTAA
- the LOC104452702 gene encoding kinetochore protein NUF2 homolog — protein MSRFEYPRLTRSEILSFLVDSQIFSNVTAHHLADPTPDFVTDLYTQLLIYLDSFQEEDGQMEFAALEQLENPDFHVEMVPRMNLYSRVKEVVASLHCPTQFTVKDLLKPNAERTEIFVSAILNFCFHKDNKMNLLKPIVEELNLLDEQQKEWEAKLSQLNAEIAEYNEARERELPLVQEVDRELKELRQTISELNNHQMSLRTTYRKLKDMTIEMDAKIFNAERELVQSVQANAELRSKIVQSPDKLQGSLEEKKLVREEAKNAENLAKQSFEDKNAVMDVFTKVSKKLSKHLMVMQKIQEQVNSAKAIDRDFKALKSKLSDDGILDKSHDANLIELQGREEQLDQLRKQVEKESHTKCEEATREFNNVKMEIKSRKHELEERQRKVESVVGEVDSITSSTNSIRESCAAEQQELLRRCEDIMKEFHQYSHSIGAVLPVA, from the exons ATGTCGAGGTTCGAGTACCCGCGGCTCACCCGGTCGGAGATCCTCTCGTTCCTCGTCGATTCCCAGATCTTCAGCAACGTCACCGCGCACCACCTCGCCGATCCGACCCCGGACTTCGTCACCGACCTCTACACGCAGCTCCTGATCTACCTCGATTCCTTCCAAGA GGAAGATGGGCAAATGGAGTTCGCGGCGCTCGAGCAGCTCGAGAACCCGGACTTCCACGTGGAGATGGTGCCGCGGATGAACCTGTACAGCAGGGTCAAGGAGGTCGTGGCCTCGCTGCATTGTCCCACGCAGTTCACCGTGAAAGATCTGCTCAAGCCCAATGCGGAACGGACCGAGATTTTCGTCAGTGCCATTCTAAATTTCTGTTTTCACAA AGACAACAAAATGAATCTGTTAAAACCTATAGTGGAAGAACTGAACCTCCTTGATGAGCAACAGAAGGAATGGGAGGCTAAGTTATCACAG TTGAATGCAGAGATTGCAGAGTATAATGAAGCCAGAGAGAGGGAATTACCTCTTGTACAAGAGGTAGATAGAGAACTGAAAGAACTGCGCCAGACAATATCAGAACTTAACAATCATCAGATGTCTTTGAGAACTACCTATCGGAAGCTAAAGGATATGACTATAGAAATGGATGCTAAG ATCTTTAATGCAGAGCGTGAGCTTGTGCAAAGCGTTCAAGCCAATGCAGAATTACGCTCGAAAATAGTCCAGTCACCCGATAAACTTCAG GGGTCTctggaagagaaaaaattagTTCGTGAAGAGGCAAAAAATGCTGAAAACTTAGCAAAGCAATCTTTTGAGGACAAGAATGCTGTTATGGATGTTTTCACAAAG gtgtcaaaaaaattgtccaagcACTTAATGGTGATGCAAAAGATACAGGAACAG GTTAACTCTGCCAAAGCTATTGATAGAGATTTCAAAGCACTAAAGTCTAAGCTAAGTGATGATGGAATCTTGGATAAATCACATGATGCCAACCTAATTGAGCTGCAGGGAAGAG AGGAACAATTGGATCAACTGAGAAAGCAGGTAGAAAAGGAAAGTCATACCAAATGTGAGGAAGCTACAAGAGAATTCAATAACgtgaaaatggaaataaaatctaGGAAACATGAATTGGAGGAAAGACAAAGGAAGGTCGAGAGTGTGGTGGGAGAG GTTGATTCCATTACCTCAAGTACCAATTCAATAAGAGAATCCTGTGCAGCTGAACAACAAGAGCTATTGCGTAGATGCGAAGATATTATGAAAGAG TTTCACCAATATTCGCACTCTATTGGAGCCGTTCTTCCAGTAGCCTAA